The Oscillospiraceae bacterium genome contains the following window.
CCGCTTGATGGCCGCCGTGTTGATCGCAACCTTGTCCGCCCCCATCGACAGGATGTGGCGCACATCCTCCACGCTGCGCAGGCCGCCGCCCACGCAGACAGGAATATACACATCATCGACTGTTTTGCGCACAATATCACTTAGATTATTGCGGTTGTACAGGCTTGCCACAATGTCTATGTAGAGCAGCTCGTCAATGCCCTGCTCATAGTATGCTTTCGCAAAGCTGTTCGGGTCGCCCAGCTTGCGCAGCCCCTCCAGCTGGATGCCCTTGACAAGGTTGGTGTCTTTGACATCAAGACGGGCGATCAGTCGTATTTTTTTTTGCATAAATGAACCTCGTTAAAGCCTTCTCCCGGGGGAGAAGGCGACCGAGCGAAGCGAGGTCGGATGAGGGGCGCGTATGCCGCGATTGCCCGCAAACGAGCTGCCGCGGAAAGCCCCCCTCATCAGTCCGCTTCGCGGACAGCTTCCCCCAAGGGGGAAGCCTTGTCTCAAATTTCGTGGTGCGTGCCTCTCGGGTCGCCCCACAGCACCTCGCTGTCGCCCTCGTAGGGGGTGTAGCGCAGCTTCCACATGTTGTCCTCCCACTTCCAGATGTGGGGAGAGCGGAACCGGTCGGCCAGATCCATAAAGTAATCGCGGTCCATCTTGGGCTGCTCAAACAGCTGGCTGGCCCACGGGAAATGCTGGCGATCCAGCGACAGATACTTAAAGATCTCTTTTTCAAAGCGGTCGGGGTACTCGCCGTCAAACTTCTTGCAGAGCGCCTTGCCCTCGTCCAGCGTGATCTCCTCGTTGCGGATTTCCTGCGCGGCATCGTAGGTGGTGCGGCCGATGCCGTACTTGATGTAGGTCGTGTAGTAGAAGAAATCATCGATCTTGTCATCAATGGAGTTGTACTTGGAGTAGGTGCCCTGCGTGCGCTCCGGTGCGGGGCGGAAGCCGCCGTGCTCAACGCTGTAGTAGTAGGCGCCCTGCGGATGCCACTTTTCGTAGTAGCCCAGATACCGCACCTGAATGTGGTTTTTCTCAAGGTTGGAGGTCTCACTCGGCAGATAGATGGCAAGGTCGGCCTTGTCTACCTTGTAGTCCTCCTCCAGCTGGCGCAGGCTGACGCCGCCCAGATAAATGTGGTCGTAGTCGTTCACGGCAAAGAAATGCTCATCGCGCAGCGCGGAGTTGTTGTCGGCGATGGGGTTGCCGAACTCGGCTTCGTTCTCGCCGTAGAATACCAGCGGAATGCCGAATTTCGCGGCCATCTTGGGGGCAAGCTGCTTTTGCCCGAGGATGAACGGCTGGAACGGATGGAAGAGGTTTTCCGTGGCCAGACGGGTCAGCAGGCGGTGGGTCATGCCGTTGGGGGTACACAGGTAGTTGTCAAAGCCCGCATGAATCCATGCCTGCATATTGTCCCACCCCCACGGGGTGTAGATGTGCGGCGCCCATGTCACCGTCAGCGGGTGCATGCCGTACTTGTATTTCAGCAAGTGGGCGGCGTAAAAGCTGTCCTTGCCGCCCGAGCCGGGCACAAGACAGTCATAGCTGCCATCGTTTTTGCGGTACTGGTCGCACAGCTCGCGCAGCTCCTTTTCGCGCAGCGCCCAGTCGATATGGCCGTTGGCCTTGTTGTGGCAGGCGTGGCAGGCATCGCAGACCCCGTCCTCCTGAATAACCATCGTCTTTTTGATGGATTTGATCGTATGCTCAAACTCATAGCAGGAGTTCGGCTTCTGGTTGCTCATCACGCACTCTTTGCAGAACTGCACATGCTTAGGCAGACCGTAGTAGGCCTCCCGCTGGTCCTCCGGGATATCGGGGGCGTATTTGCTGTAATCAATGTCCACATGGCGGGGAATCTTTTCCATATTCTTTACACTCCAATCGGCTCTGTATCAAAATGAAAAGGCGCCGTCCGATAGCAATGCTATCAGACGGCGCCTTTGCCGTATGCAGGTATTATAGCACAGTTTTGTACGGGATGCAAGAGGGCATCAGGCAGATTTCGCACGGCGGAACTGGGCGCAAACCCATAGAACCAACAGCACCGGCACAGCTGATACCGCTGCCGCACAGCCTGCCACCGCCGGAGCGAATGCGCTGAACCACTGACAGAACAATGTATAACCGATATCCCCTGCCGCAGTCCAGCTGCGATATCCGCTGCCAAAGGTCAGCCACAGCGCCAGTATGACACCTGCTCCCAGGCAGCCATCCGCCATGCGCAGCAGCCCACTGCAAAACATACGCCACCGGTCGGCCAACAGATATTGCAATGCAATGCAGCCCATAAGCAACAGGCCGGAGAGATACATGGCAATGGCCACAATGCCCCGGTATTGCAGTACCATACTCAGCGCCGCCGAAAACGGCGTTGCCATCGCACTCTGCCACTCCATTTGGCAGTTATACTGTAAAATGCGGTAGCCATCGTAAGTAGGCGGCTCGGGCGCAACGGTGTCCTGATAGGTTGTAATCAGGCTGCCAAAGGGGTCGGTCTCATCGTTGGTACTGCCATGCCACAGACTGTCGGCGCGGTGCATCACGCCTGCGTACACAGCGTCAGGTGTTATGGCGTTGGCAAGCGGATCGACAGTCGTTCCAATGGCAGCAGCGTACTGACTGCAGGTGTCCAACACAGCAGCGTGGACGGTGTCCAGATAACCGGATTTTTTCAGACAGGCGGCAAAATGTCCTTCCCGCAGGAGCGTAAAGGACAGCGCCAGACAGACCGCCAGCAGAAGCGCACAGACACTGCCTACCAGCTGAACAGCCACAGCCAGCCGAGCGGCTGCAGCCTGCTTGCCGGGGCGGCTCAAGACAGCCCCTCCAGCCGCGGACCGCTGACATACTTGCCGTAGATAAAATAACGCATATCCGTCAGGGACACCTGTCCCAGCGGGTAGCAGGTGTACAGGATAATATTTTCCTCCGGCGCATCCATGTCATAGGCGGAGGTATCGTTGGCGTTGGCCACGCGCATATCCGTGATTTCGTAGGTGTAGGTGCCGTAGGCGGTGGTGACGGTAATCATTGCACCGTTCTGGGCATGCTCAAAATCGCGGAAATAGGTTGCCGTGTGGCCAGCCACCAGAATCGTGCCACCCTCACCGGGGATCTTGCCGCCGGTATAGATGCCCGCGCCCGTGTCCAGCTGGGGATCTTCGTCACCGTAGTAAATCGTGCAGTCCACCGATGTGCCGGAAATCGTGATTTCACCCAAAGCATCCCCCGCCGCGGGGTAGCCGCCGAAATCATTGATGTTGACAGTCTCGGGCTGGGCGGGCGTTTGCTCCGGGGCCGCGGTGGGCTGGGCATCAGACACCGCCGCCACCGATGCAGGCAGGGCGGTTTCAACTCCGGATCGTGCCGCCGCACCAGCCAGCATACGGCCCGGCCCCACCAGCACGAGAAGCACTACACAGAGTGCAGCCACACAAAAAACAAGAGAAAGAACCAGGTTCTTTCTCTTGCCGTGTGCATGCACTGCTTTGTGAGAATCAGAACTCTTCATAAGCAGCATGTTTCCTTATTTTTACTTGCCGAGACCCTGCTTGCGAACGATGCAAGCGAAACCGGCAACCAGAGCGGCAGCCAGAGCCAGAACAGCCAGAACGACCATACTCATATCAGCACCGGTCGCCTTGATGATGTTGTTGGAGGCAGCAGCAGAGGTGGCAGTGGGCAGCGTAGCAGTACCCTTGACATTGGGGTAGCTGCTCAGATCCTTCGCCTCGATGTGGCCGCAGTGGTCGCACTTGTAGCCGCCCACAGTGCCAGTCCAGTTGTGGTAACCGCAGGCCTTGCAGGTATAGAACTGAGCATCAACAGCGGCAGCGTCAACCGTGGTGGTAGCCGAAGCAGCGGCGGCCGGGGCTGTATCTGCAGCAACGCTGACCTTTACGATCTCATAGGTAGAGAAGTGGGGAACCCAGAAAACGACCACGCCGTCAGCAACCTTGGATACAGAATCAATCGTTGTACGGTTTCCGGCATCATCCACAAAGACGATCTGGTAAGCTGCGCTGGTATCCATACCATAGACGGCAATGTTGGCACCCGCAGACGGCTGCGTACCGGTCCAAGTAGCAGACAGTACCAGCGTATTGTCATCCTTCTTCGTCAGGGAAAGATTAGAAATCTGACTCTTCTCGATTGTCTGGACAGCAACGGCATTGGTAACGCTCCCCGTGCTGGGATATACCTTCTTGATGGTGTCCTTATCAAAAGTGCCGTCCGCGATAGCCTTGTCCGCATGGGCATTGATAACAGTCGCAGCTGCGTTAGCGTTCTGCTTGGTTACAGGCACGGTGGGGTTGGCGGTGTAGTAATTGGCAATGCTATTCGCAAAGCCTGCACCTTCGTTTGTAGATGCGTTCTTGGCAGTAATCTTTGTGGCAGCCGTGTTAGCAGCCTCACCGGGCGTAGCCTCAGCGAAAGCGGGCACGGCGCACAGGGCAGCCAGCGCTACTGCGCAAACCATAGAAAGAAACTTTTTCATTTCGGGTAGGACTCCTCTCATAATTTAAATGGCTGCATTCACAAGCCATATAGTCTAATGAGAGTATACCCCCCCCCGGTTACTTTTGTCAATGGACATTTTCACCAATTATTCACTTTTATTCTGCCATAACAGCAAAGCTTTAGACTGCCGCCAGCAGCAGTATCGGCGGGGCAGCCATTACCAATCCCAAAAGGCTGCGATACCACCCACGGGCAGCCAGCGGCTGCGGCTTTACGCAGAGCGCCGCCAGCACAAACACCAGAGGCAGTACGCCCGGCATGCTGATGCTGAAAAATGCCTGTACTGCATACCCAAGGATTGCCGCGGCAAGCCCCGGCGCTGTCCGCAGTCCGCGGCGGACATGTAATCCCAGAAAGGCCAGCCAGGAAGTCAGCCCAACTACCCCTCCACAGATCAGGTGCTGCAGATACTCGTTATGGGCCGAGTCAAAAACATCACCGTTGAGCAGCATCATATATTTGACAGAGTAGTCATCTATGTTCAGCCGTGCATTGGCAGCATCACCGCCTAATCCAAAGAGCATCTGTAACGGTGTCAAATCATCCCGCCAGACCGTCCAGAGGCGTTTCCACGCAAAGCCCCGGTTGGAGCCCCACTGGTCATCAAAGAACAACAGCCTTGTCAACGGCTGCGGCAGCACCACGGTAAAATTGGCAAGCAGCACCAGAACAGCGGCCAGCACCACAGCCGCGACAGCCAGTACGCGCACAGCACGCCAGCTGTTTACCTTAGGCTGTCGGCGCAGCAGACCGCCAGTGACAAAGCACACCGCAGCCAGTATAAGCGCCACCATCGGCTGTGTAACAAATTTCGACACGGTACGCCACTCTGCGCGGGCAGGCAGCAAGCGAGCCAGCAAACCCATTGTTCCTGTGCAAAGTGCCCAGACGGCCGCAGCATAGGCCAGCCGGGAAAGCCGCCCGGCTGTAATGCGCCGCGCCATGCAAAGCACCGCCACCGCACTTACAGCCCCCAGCCAGGCCGCATCACTGCCTGCAACCACAAGGCCTGCCCCCAGGCAAACCGATGCCGCGCCCCATAGCCGTGCCGAATCGCTGTCTGGTGTCACCAAAAGCTCCCACACGGCAATAGGCAGGCAAAGGTCAAGAAACGCCCCATAAAAATTGATGTTCCCCACTGTACCGAGGAACAGCTCCCCGCTTTCGGGCAAAAAGCTGTAATAGGCATCCAACGGGTCAACCATAAAGAAGTTCATCCCGCACAGCAGCGTAACAGCACATCCTACTCCTGCCAACAGCCGTCCGAACCATGCAGCCGGAATCCCGCCGCCTGTCAGCTGTACTGCAAAGTACAGCATCGTACAGGCCAACAGCATGATAAGGCCGTTGTAGCGCCCCTGCAATCCCCACAAAGCCACGGCAGGATTCTCCGCAAAAAGCCATGCTACTGTGTAGCTTAAGCAGAGCAGCAACAGCGGCAGACCGGCAATTTGCGCCTGCTTTGCCGGATGCTCATTCCTGCGCAGGCTTTTTTGCAGGCAGCAAAGCAGCAAAGCACATCCAATCCCTGCCAGCCACAGCAGTAGATGAAATTTAGCACCCACCAGCCCAACATAACCATTCGGCATGTAAAGCGGCGGCAGCAGCAGCGCTGCCAGTGTCAGTACATTTCCGGCGGTAGCCATTGTGGGGCATTGCAGCGGTTGTTTTGGCAAACGCATGGCCTCTACGATCCTTTCCACTAATCATGCCTGCTCGATACGCGCCCCGTCAATAAAGACTGCTTTTACCTCGGTCAGCACCTCAAAGGGGCTGCCTGCGGTGATGACGAGGTCGGCATCCTTGCCCACCTCCAGCGAGCCGACGCGGTCGGCTACGCCGATATGCTCCGCCGGGTTGATGGTGATGGCCTTCAGCGCATCGAACGGGTCCATGCCAGCCTTGACCGCCATACCGGCGCAGAGCGGCAGATACTGCTGCGGGATGACTGAGCTGTCGGTGATAATGGAAACATGGCAGCCCGCTGCAGTCAGCACCGCAGGGGTGGACCAGGATTTGTTCTGTAGCTCAAACTTGCTGGCAAACGTCAGGCTGGGGCCGACCGCCATCGGCACATCCTTCTCCCCTGCCAGTTCGTCCACAATCAGGTGGCCCTCGGTCACATGCTCCAGCGTCAGGCGCAGGTTGAACTCCCGCGCGATGCGCAGCGCCGTGAAGATGTCGTTGGCCTGATGGGCGTGGGCCTTCAGGGGAATCTCACGCGCCAGCACCGGCAGCAGGGCCTCGAGCTTCTGGTTGTAGGCGGGCATTTTGGTTATATCGCCGTTGGCCGCCTGCTTGCGGGCGCCGTAGTCCCGCGCCTGCATCAGCGCGCCGCGCAGGAACGCCGCCGTGGACATGCGGGTGGAATCGCACTTGTCGCGATAGCAGCGCTTGGGGTTCTCGCCGAAGGCACATTTCATGGCAACCGGGTCGCGCACGACCATTTTGTCCACGCGATCGCCCACGGTTTTCATGGCCAGAAAGGTGCCGCCCAGCACATTGGCGCTGCCCGGGCCGGTGCAGACGCAGGTCACGCCGGCCCGGCGCGCGTCCGCCAGCGAGGGGTCGCGCGGGTTGATACCGTCAATCGCGCGCAGCTGCGGCGTCCAGATGTCGTTCATCTCGTTGTAGTCGCAGCCCTCGTACCCGATGCCGTAGCCATCGAGGCCGATATGGGTGTGGGCATCGACAAAACCGGGATAAACCTCCAACCCATCGGCGTCAAACACAGCAGCGTCCGCCGGGGCAGTCAGCCCGCCGCCGATAGCGGCAATCTTACCGTCAGCCAGCAGAATATCCGCGACATAGGCCTCGCGGTGGACAGCATCGTGGATACGGCCGTTTTTGATTATAGTTGCTGCCATAACCCTTTACCTCCGTTACATCGTAGGGGCGCATTCTATATGCGCCCGCTAAGCCGCTACGACCTGCGGGCGGATATGGAATCCGCCCCTACATTTCATTTATTGCATTATACCGTAAAATCCAAACAAGTCCTTACCGCGGTGTACGGTCTCACCTTGCCGTTGGCTACAGCGACATGCGCCGGGTGGGTGGAGTAGCCCTTCAGTGCCTCGGCATCGGTGAAGGTCGTGTCCAGCATCAGGTCCGCATTCGCGGAACTGGGCAGCGCCTCGGTGTAGACACGGACTTCCAGCAGGCCGGGGATCTGGCCGGCCAGCCCCTCAAGCCCTGTCTTGATGCCGGCCTTGACGGCGGCCTTCTCGGTCTCGGGCATTTCCTTCAGCTTCCAAAGAATGACATGCCGTACCATTATTTATTTTCCTCCCAGATGGGGTGCTTGAGCTGCCACTCGCCGCAGTCATTCTTCTCGAACAGGTCGCGGTTGTAGAACTTGTCCATGATGGCCCAGAACTCGCTCTCGGTATAGCCGCAGAAGTCGCAGAAATCACGCACGCAGAGCGGATCCAGCTTGCCATCGCGTTCCTTGATGATGGGGATGGCCTCCTCGCGGGTCATCATGCCGTAACGGATATAGCGGGCGGTGTAGTCGGTTGCAGCAGCGTGACCGAACTTCGGGTACTTCAGCCAGCTGTGTACCAGATAGGCGCGGGAGTCGATCTGGTCGAAGTTCTCGGCGTGGTGGGTGCGATCCCACTCATGGGTCAGGTCGTGGAAGCCGTGCGCCTTGGCGATCTGGTAATTCTTGTAGCTGTTCCACGGCACAAAATAGCTCATGTAGAACGGGTCAAGCTTGGCGCGCTCCTCGGCGCTGGGGGCCAGCGTCAGGCTCAGGTCGTTTTCGGTCACGCCGTCACCCAGCAGTTCCTCCATCGGCATGCCCACGGCCACGCCGTTCTCGATCTGGCCCATGGCGGAGTAGGTCTCCTTGTCGGCGTTGCCGCCGTACTCAAAGCTGACATTCTCGCCGTAGCAGAGCATGGGGGTGTTGAATTTGGCCGCCATGTGCAGCGGGAAGGTGTAGATCAGGCGGTCAACATACCAGGTCGGCTTGCCGTACTTCTCAAAGAATTTGCGCATCAGGATTTTCTGCACCTTGATGTTGGGCTTGCAGGAGATGATCGTGCAGCCGAATTCCTCGCTGATGTTCTTGAGGTTGTGGATACCCGCCTGTGTCATGGGGAAGTTGTCCTCGACGCTGAACAGAATCGGGTTCATGTGCATGACCTCTTTCAGCATCCAGACCTGAAAGTGGCTGTCCTTGCCGCCGGAGACAGCAACCGCGCAGTCATAGCCGCCGGGGCCGTTCATGCCGCGGTATTTGTCGCAGTAGGCCTCAAACTCCTTGAAGCGGGCGTCCCAGTCGACATTTTTGCGGTTCTCGTAGTGGCGGCAGGCGCTGCAGACGCCCTCGGCATCAAAGGTAATACCGGGGCGGGTGTCGGGCATCGTACATTTTTTGCAGTAACGCATAAGAATACTCCTTATATTTATATAAAGTATCGGATTCGATTACAGAGGGCGGCGTCCTCAACGCACCGCGGGCGGATGCAAGCATCCGCCTCTACATAGCATGGCACCTTATATCTTCTTATTGTTTTGCTTCTGCCGCCTGTGCTGCCTCGTGCGCGGCGGCCGCATCGGCGAAGTCATAGATCACATAGCGTCCATCGTTGTAGACCTCGGTGCAGCTGCCGTATTTGACCAGCTGCGCGTCATCAGCGGCGTAGTCGGTCTCGGTATCAATGAGCAGGAACGGATGCACCGGGTCGGTGGTCAGATGCTCCTTGGGCTGCAGCCAGTCGGGCACGACTAGGCTGTTCAGATTGGCGATCGTCCAGACATCCAGCTTGCCGCTTGTCAGCTCGATCATCGCATTGCCGTTCCAGAAGGTGGAATACCCCTCGGTGTAGCCATTTTCCACCAGCCAGTCGGCGGCGTTTTTCAAGCCCTTATGCGC
Protein-coding sequences here:
- a CDS encoding amidohydrolase, with the protein product MAATIIKNGRIHDAVHREAYVADILLADGKIAAIGGGLTAPADAAVFDADGLEVYPGFVDAHTHIGLDGYGIGYEGCDYNEMNDIWTPQLRAIDGINPRDPSLADARRAGVTCVCTGPGSANVLGGTFLAMKTVGDRVDKMVVRDPVAMKCAFGENPKRCYRDKCDSTRMSTAAFLRGALMQARDYGARKQAANGDITKMPAYNQKLEALLPVLAREIPLKAHAHQANDIFTALRIAREFNLRLTLEHVTEGHLIVDELAGEKDVPMAVGPSLTFASKFELQNKSWSTPAVLTAAGCHVSIITDSSVIPQQYLPLCAGMAVKAGMDPFDALKAITINPAEHIGVADRVGSLEVGKDADLVITAGSPFEVLTEVKAVFIDGARIEQA
- a CDS encoding N-acetyl sugar amidotransferase; its protein translation is MEKIPRHVDIDYSKYAPDIPEDQREAYYGLPKHVQFCKECVMSNQKPNSCYEFEHTIKSIKKTMVIQEDGVCDACHACHNKANGHIDWALREKELRELCDQYRKNDGSYDCLVPGSGGKDSFYAAHLLKYKYGMHPLTVTWAPHIYTPWGWDNMQAWIHAGFDNYLCTPNGMTHRLLTRLATENLFHPFQPFILGQKQLAPKMAAKFGIPLVFYGENEAEFGNPIADNNSALRDEHFFAVNDYDHIYLGGVSLRQLEEDYKVDKADLAIYLPSETSNLEKNHIQVRYLGYYEKWHPQGAYYYSVEHGGFRPAPERTQGTYSKYNSIDDKIDDFFYYTTYIKYGIGRTTYDAAQEIRNEEITLDEGKALCKKFDGEYPDRFEKEIFKYLSLDRQHFPWASQLFEQPKMDRDYFMDLADRFRSPHIWKWEDNMWKLRYTPYEGDSEVLWGDPRGTHHEI
- a CDS encoding class D sortase, translating into MAALCVVLLVLVGPGRMLAGAAARSGVETALPASVAAVSDAQPTAAPEQTPAQPETVNINDFGGYPAAGDALGEITISGTSVDCTIYYGDEDPQLDTGAGIYTGGKIPGEGGTILVAGHTATYFRDFEHAQNGAMITVTTAYGTYTYEITDMRVANANDTSAYDMDAPEENIILYTCYPLGQVSLTDMRYFIYGKYVSGPRLEGLS
- a CDS encoding Dabb family protein, producing MVRHVILWKLKEMPETEKAAVKAGIKTGLEGLAGQIPGLLEVRVYTEALPSSANADLMLDTTFTDAEALKGYSTHPAHVAVANGKVRPYTAVRTCLDFTV
- a CDS encoding N-acetyl sugar amidotransferase yields the protein MRYCKKCTMPDTRPGITFDAEGVCSACRHYENRKNVDWDARFKEFEAYCDKYRGMNGPGGYDCAVAVSGGKDSHFQVWMLKEVMHMNPILFSVEDNFPMTQAGIHNLKNISEEFGCTIISCKPNIKVQKILMRKFFEKYGKPTWYVDRLIYTFPLHMAAKFNTPMLCYGENVSFEYGGNADKETYSAMGQIENGVAVGMPMEELLGDGVTENDLSLTLAPSAEERAKLDPFYMSYFVPWNSYKNYQIAKAHGFHDLTHEWDRTHHAENFDQIDSRAYLVHSWLKYPKFGHAAATDYTARYIRYGMMTREEAIPIIKERDGKLDPLCVRDFCDFCGYTESEFWAIMDKFYNRDLFEKNDCGEWQLKHPIWEENK
- a CDS encoding O-antigen ligase family protein produces the protein MATAGNVLTLAALLLPPLYMPNGYVGLVGAKFHLLLWLAGIGCALLLCCLQKSLRRNEHPAKQAQIAGLPLLLLCLSYTVAWLFAENPAVALWGLQGRYNGLIMLLACTMLYFAVQLTGGGIPAAWFGRLLAGVGCAVTLLCGMNFFMVDPLDAYYSFLPESGELFLGTVGNINFYGAFLDLCLPIAVWELLVTPDSDSARLWGAASVCLGAGLVVAGSDAAWLGAVSAVAVLCMARRITAGRLSRLAYAAAVWALCTGTMGLLARLLPARAEWRTVSKFVTQPMVALILAAVCFVTGGLLRRQPKVNSWRAVRVLAVAAVVLAAVLVLLANFTVVLPQPLTRLLFFDDQWGSNRGFAWKRLWTVWRDDLTPLQMLFGLGGDAANARLNIDDYSVKYMMLLNGDVFDSAHNEYLQHLICGGVVGLTSWLAFLGLHVRRGLRTAPGLAAAILGYAVQAFFSISMPGVLPLVFVLAALCVKPQPLAARGWYRSLLGLVMAAPPILLLAAV